Proteins from a single region of Apium graveolens cultivar Ventura chromosome 7, ASM990537v1, whole genome shotgun sequence:
- the LOC141674072 gene encoding zinc finger BED domain-containing protein RICESLEEPER 2-like produces MEIEECLVEWGITRVLTITVDNATSNDVALQKLKDRVGNWETSVLNCENLHLRCVAHILNLIVKDGLGVFDKSISKVRNVIKYVRLSPAREYMFMECAKFGRIETKKALILDVDTRWNSTYEMLDVAEKYEKAFSRYDTQDPRYKKNLKLDNLDGRPTCEDWNTVRKFAKFLKFFYDLTVKIPGTSYVTSNIFLHEIYAVHAILNEWTYGSNEQMYVIGKEMLGKFNKYWGDPNKMNNLLFIAVVLDPRHKLQFVVYMLKHMCGEEAGGGGGLMGKSLEGTLNKMFNEYKSKMATNKKRDEGRDKRREENVSKCIHLNC; encoded by the coding sequence ATGGAAATCGAGGAGTGCTTGGTAGAGTGGGGAATTACTAGAGTGTTAACTATCACGGTAGATAATGCTACTTCAAATGATGTTGCATTGCAAAAATTAAAAGATAGAGTTGGGAATTGGGAAACTAGTGTCTTGAATTGTGAAAATTTGCATTTGAGGTGTGTTGCTCATATTCTAAATCTAATTGTAAAAGATGGATTGGGTGTATTTGACAAATCTATTAGTAAGGTGAGAAATGTCATTAAGTATGTGAGACTATCACCCGCTAGAGAGTATATGTTTATGGAATGTGCAAAATTTGGGAGAATTGAGACTAAAAAAGCTTTAATTCTTGATGTCGATACTAGATGGAATTCTACATATGAAATGCTAGATGTGGCAGAAAAGTATGAGAAGGCATTTAGTAGGTATGATACACAAGATCCTAGGTATAAAAAGAATCTCAAATTGGACAATCTTGATGGTAGGCCTACATGTGAAGATTGGAATACCGTGAGGAAATTTGCAAAGTTCTTGAAATTTTTTTATGATCTAACCGTGAAGATTCCGGGAACTTCTTATGTCACTTCCAATATTTTTTTGCATGAGATATATGCGGTTCATGCTATCTTGAATGAATGGACATATGGATCTAATGAGCAAATGTATGTCATTGGAAAGGAAATGTTGGGTAAGTTTAACAAGTATTGGGGAGATCCAAACAAAATGAACAATCTTTTATTTATTGCGGTGgtactagatccaaggcacaagTTACAATTTGTGGTGTATATGTTGAAGCACATGTGTGGAGAAGaggcggggggggggggggggttaatGGGAAAGTCATTAGAAGGGACATTGAATAAAATGTTCAATGAATACAAATCTAAAATGGCAACGAACAAaaaaagagatgaaggtagagaTAAAagaagggaagaaaatgttagcAAATGCATCCATCTCAATTGTTGA